GTCAACCAGGCACTCCATAGTATGAGGATTTTAAAAGGCTTATCAGATACTCCAAATAGGAAGCCAAGATTATGGACCAGTGACATACATTCTCTCACACAACCTGGATGAACAGATTTGACCAAAGCCAAACTTTTACGGAAAATAGACATGATGGTGAAAATGGCTGAGAGTTGTGTATCTATTTGAAAAGGGAGCTGTGAATTTCTACAGGAAGCTTGGGTCATAGGTGACAAATCAGAAGATTCCATAGATATAAAGAGATTCAATTGTGCAGTGATACTGGGATACATAGCGTCCTGGAATACTCCCATAATTCCATCAAAAGGGTGCCAAGATAAGCAATATTTAGAAATGACAAATCAAGAGGAATGGAAACCACAACCTACAAAAAATGTGGCCAAAGAGGCATGCTTGTCAATTCCATATGTTTGGTCTGGCAATCATTTCTGATcaataggcacacacacacaaaaaagcccaAGTATTAAGACTAGGCTGTTCTGTTAAGGAGCCTCTGCAAGGCCCTCTTGAGGTCcctgttcctcaggctgtagatgaagggATTCAGCATGGGAGCAACCACAGCATACATCATGGAGGCCACTGCATCCTTCCTGGGAGAATGTGAGACAGTCGATCCCAGGTACACCCCAAGACCTGTTccataaaataagcaaacaactGACAGGTGAGAGccacaggtggagaaggctttGTACTTCCCATCTGTTGAGGGGACTCTCAGAACGGAGGAAAGAATTCGTGTATAAGAGAAAACGATCCCTGAGACTGGAATACCACCAAAGATGGCACCAATAAAATACACGAATATTTTATTGGTGGAAGTATCATTACAGGAAAGCTTGAGGAGTTGAGGAGGGTCACAGAAGAAATGGGGAATTCCACGTTTGTGCAGAAGGTAAGTTGTGACACAATGAGGCATTGCAGCTGAGAGTCCAGAAGGCTGATCAAAAAAGACACCAGAATCAGCAGGCGACAGAGGCGGGGGTTCATGACGACTGGGTAGTACAGAGGATAGCAAATAGCTACAAATCGATCATAGGCCATCACGGTTAAGAGTACACTGTCCAAACAgccaaaaagataaaaacagacaacTGAATCAGGCAGCCCACGTGGGAGATCACTCGGTTATGGGTCTGAATGTCCAAAATCACCTTTGGGACTGTGGTAGATGTGAAACCGATGTCAGCCACGGACAGGACAGAAAGGAA
This sequence is a window from Prionailurus bengalensis isolate Pbe53 chromosome A2, Fcat_Pben_1.1_paternal_pri, whole genome shotgun sequence. Protein-coding genes within it:
- the LOC122486544 gene encoding LOW QUALITY PROTEIN: putative gustatory receptor clone PTE01 (The sequence of the model RefSeq protein was modified relative to this genomic sequence to represent the inferred CDS: inserted 2 bases in 2 codons), whose protein sequence is MAQLGVMSMEVVIYLGSSTLVVEEKLYYLHVLKQHGRVCRNTNCLCSVEPDNLTDVLEFLLLGFSDDPERQPLTFSLFLSMYVVTMLGNLLIILAVSSDSHLHTPMYVFLSVLSVADIGFTSTTVPKVILDIQTHNRVISHVGCLIQLSXFYLFGCLDSVLLTVMAYDRFVAICYPLYYPVVMNPRLCRLLILVSFLISLLDSQLQCLIVSQLTFCTNVEXPHFFCDPPQLLKLSCNDTSTNKIFVYFIGAIFGGIPVSGIVFSYTRILSSVLRVPSTDGKYKAFSTCGSHLSVVCLFYGTGLGVYLGSTVSHSPRKDAVASMMYAVVAPMLNPFIYSLRNRDLKRALQRLLNRTA